The Halostagnicola kamekurae sequence GCGGAGAACGGTCGGAATCCCGTGTCTGGTCGTCCATCGTTCTCGTCACGTGGTGTCACCTCGCATAGTGTTCACTCTTTGGCTTGCAGAAGTTCGGCTTTCCCGTCCGGTCGTGCGGTCGGCGCGACCGTGGTACGAATCGCCGTCACTCCTCGAGCGGCGACTCGGCCGGTCGCTGATAGACGTCCATCGTCGCGGCGAAGACGGTACCCAGAACGACGCCGAACAACACGTGACCGAGAAGACTCTGGAGGGCGGTTCCCGGGAATTCGGAGGCGGCTTCGCCGCCGACCGGTCCCGCAAACGCCGGCAACACGATCACCGGAATAATCGCCCAGACAGTCAGCCCGAAGGCGAATCCCGCGCCGACGATTCGCAGCGCGACGCCGGCCTCCGAGAGCGCGTCCGTCTCGGGATCCGTCCGGAGGACTCCGAGCACCAGTTCCCGAGTGATGATGTAACCGAAGACGACGCCCAGAATCGCGCCGTGGACGATGTGGATTCCCCAGCCGACGACCCCGCCTGCTTCGAGACCGTAAAAGGCGGGGATCGACACCTGCACGATCTCGGGATCGAACAGCCACATGACGAGCCCGAACGCCGCGGCGCCGATCGCTCCTCCAAGGACGCCTGCGACTGGCCACCCGATTCGACTCTCGATGCCGTACGTGGATTCCTCGTTCGGTTCGGTGCTCATGACACCTCCCATACCACGAACTGATGCAAAAGGGTTCGTCCGGGCCGACCGGCTCTGATGGCGGAGGACTACCTGGCCGAAACGAGGACCTTAGTGTCTCGGCGCTCGAGTCGGGACAACCGTGGAACTCGAGCTACTGGGCTGGCCGCCGGACGGGCCGAAACTACGACTGGATCACGAGCGATTTAGCTACGCCGGGAAGTTCGTGATGACGAATACGGGGAAGGCAGTCGCTCGAGCGGACGACGGTCGAACCGACGCTCGAGCGACGGGAAACGACGGCGAGAAAACGGACGATCGCGCTCGAGCCTCAGAGTCAGTCGCTCGAGCGGTGGATTCGGATGGCCGGGCCCCGGACTACGATGACGACGTGCTCGCGGCGGCGTCGTTCAACGAGGATCGAACGGACGCCGAGACGCTCTGGATCCGGTACGTGACCGTGGCAAAACCCCGTCGGGGAAACGGGATCGGCCCGAAGTTGCTCGCGTTCGTCCGCGATCGGGCGACAGACCGTGGATACGCTCGCGTCCGAATCGCCGTCAACAACCCCTTCG is a genomic window containing:
- a CDS encoding GNAT family N-acetyltransferase; this translates as MELELLGWPPDGPKLRLDHERFSYAGKFVMTNTGKAVARADDGRTDARATGNDGEKTDDRARASESVARAVDSDGRAPDYDDDVLAAASFNEDRTDAETLWIRYVTVAKPRRGNGIGPKLLAFVRDRATDRGYARVRIAVNNPFAYEALYRAGFAFTGETTGLAELVLEHSPAEDRPTSVSASDESGIETRIEDETPVDESERRDAARYRDGLERFRERELSDPEEEFLSERLD